In Desulfomonile tiedjei DSM 6799, a genomic segment contains:
- the cysC gene encoding adenylyl-sulfate kinase: MQTHMGKVIWFTGLSGSGKSTLARMVKEALESECLSVTILDGDSLRKGLNRDLGFSSADRAENIRRAAEVAKMLCETNYIVLAAFITPFRSLRAAVRGLFRHEEYAEIFLDCPLAVCESRDCKNLYSRARKGEIPEFTGISSPFEVPENPDFVVRTGQVSPQDALRQILNYLPIRFPDLKRHTPRIPVSRPSQPKVAVIGLDCAPPSMVFGRPDLPVLQSLVKHGISGKMRSTDPPITVPAWTTMTTGKDPGELGLYGFRNRIGYGYDSLVTVNGSHVTVPRVWDYLEEAGYSSILVGIPQTYPPKPHNGITVADFLAPDGSRITYPDEFFEELDRLAQGEYMIDVNNFRVLEKSALLKNIYTMVERRFKVVEHLISTQPWNFFMMVEIGLDRLHHAFWGYCAPDHGDYVPGNPYETVIPDFYRFLDQWIARLLLRFDDETTVLVVSDHGARSAVGGFCVNEWLIQNGFLKLKEYPSEEVPLTPDLIDWSQTRAWSEGGYYARVFMNVKDREPYGIVEPHEYNAVRNELCSVLQCCCNGNGMNIRNRVLKPGEIYRDCRNFPPDLMVYFDDLGLRSIGTVGSNTLLRKRNISGMDAANHDFHGIFIRTRMSDLRNGRVVDETVDDISCLDVTPTILGELGLPVPDGVGGKPIAFPNPGTSNCHSKKIPSMANTNFRQEGFTSEEEEIVKKRLIDLGYL; encoded by the coding sequence GTGCAAACGCATATGGGAAAAGTTATTTGGTTTACGGGACTTTCCGGTTCCGGAAAATCTACATTGGCGAGAATGGTAAAGGAAGCTCTTGAGTCTGAGTGTTTATCGGTTACCATTTTGGACGGAGATTCCCTGAGGAAAGGTCTGAATAGAGATCTCGGGTTTTCGTCCGCGGATAGAGCTGAAAACATTCGACGAGCAGCAGAAGTCGCGAAGATGTTGTGTGAAACCAACTACATTGTTCTCGCGGCATTTATCACTCCGTTTCGGAGCCTCCGTGCAGCAGTGCGGGGCCTCTTTCGTCATGAAGAATATGCTGAGATATTTCTCGATTGTCCTCTGGCAGTTTGTGAGAGCCGTGACTGCAAGAATCTCTACAGCCGGGCCAGAAAAGGGGAAATTCCAGAATTTACGGGCATTTCTTCCCCATTCGAAGTTCCTGAGAATCCGGATTTCGTCGTTCGTACCGGCCAGGTCTCTCCGCAAGACGCTTTACGGCAGATTCTGAACTATTTGCCGATTCGATTCCCCGACTTGAAGCGGCATACGCCCCGAATTCCGGTGTCGAGACCATCGCAACCCAAGGTAGCTGTCATAGGTCTGGACTGCGCCCCGCCGTCTATGGTCTTTGGACGCCCCGATCTGCCGGTTCTGCAATCTCTCGTGAAGCATGGAATTTCGGGAAAAATGCGCTCTACCGATCCGCCCATAACGGTTCCCGCCTGGACTACCATGACTACGGGAAAAGACCCCGGGGAACTGGGGCTGTACGGGTTCAGAAATCGAATCGGGTACGGCTACGACAGCTTGGTAACGGTGAACGGTTCTCACGTTACAGTGCCCAGGGTGTGGGATTATCTTGAAGAAGCGGGGTATTCCTCAATTCTCGTGGGAATTCCCCAGACGTATCCGCCCAAACCGCACAACGGAATTACGGTCGCAGACTTTCTCGCACCTGACGGATCTCGGATCACGTATCCTGATGAGTTTTTCGAGGAACTGGATAGATTGGCTCAAGGCGAGTACATGATCGATGTGAACAATTTCCGAGTATTAGAAAAAAGCGCCTTGCTCAAGAATATCTACACCATGGTCGAACGCCGTTTCAAAGTCGTCGAACATCTCATCTCCACACAACCGTGGAATTTCTTCATGATGGTTGAGATCGGTCTGGACAGGCTTCATCATGCTTTCTGGGGATATTGTGCTCCGGACCATGGGGATTATGTACCCGGTAATCCTTACGAAACAGTCATTCCCGATTTTTATCGATTCCTGGATCAATGGATAGCCCGTCTCCTGTTGAGGTTTGACGATGAAACTACAGTCCTGGTCGTATCCGATCATGGTGCCAGGAGCGCGGTAGGTGGCTTTTGCGTGAATGAATGGTTGATCCAAAACGGCTTCCTGAAGCTCAAAGAATACCCAAGTGAGGAAGTTCCTCTTACTCCGGATTTAATAGACTGGTCGCAGACGCGGGCATGGAGTGAAGGAGGCTATTACGCCCGGGTTTTCATGAATGTAAAGGATCGAGAACCGTACGGAATTGTTGAGCCCCATGAGTACAATGCGGTACGCAATGAACTCTGTAGCGTCTTACAGTGCTGCTGCAACGGGAATGGCATGAACATACGCAATCGGGTGCTCAAACCAGGGGAAATCTACCGGGATTGCCGGAATTTTCCGCCTGATCTAATGGTGTACTTTGACGATTTGGGGCTACGATCCATAGGAACTGTGGGAAGCAACACACTGCTGCGCAAACGCAACATCAGCGGTATGGATGCAGCTAATCACGATTTTCACGGAATCTTCATTCGGACCCGCATGAGTGATCTGAGAAATGGCAGGGTAGTGGATGAAACTGTGGACGACATCTCGTGCCTG
- a CDS encoding DNA translocase FtsK — protein sequence MPKKRPEKTDLLRTVPQEGDSPVKSHKSGCFAVLVLVLATFLFLCLISYDPRDPSFNVATPRTQVSNLCGLLGSHISDALVQLLGVGAFILPISLGLYSITLLWAGSVALSLADIGFSLLLLAGISCLMDRFSFGAFLSFPSDHPAGALGSFFHTVLGKFLGSGGELLFSCTFMFFSLLHFAKVSPGRAVRVFRSPAAMLSDMLRDSWNRCKELVAEARQMRIPLPAVRSGGNRVNGLPDESAQVVGSESPSPKPKEQWAKISLKIENTEELLIDDDMDEEPCAEAPCEKSNGKSATWKALNPLESRAPVSQTDMEEAIDEYLSEIQKAQPKPRVAEKRPEPEAIKVVESELPRPIKVIPRADEALPLTATPIINETGDYVLPHSDLLDTPPSSARAVDEKLLEENASVLEQKLANLGVRGQVVEIHPGPVITMYELSLEPGIPLRRVLNMADDLAMALKSGSTRIVAPIPGKDTVGIEVPNLNREIVYFREIIESPAFSQSDAPLKLALGKQIDGEPFATSLARMPHLLIAGATGTGKSVGLNCLICSWLMSCHPDDVKFIMVDPKRLELSYYNDIPHLLHPVVTEAEKVPKVLSWAIKEMERRYELLSLSGSKNIESFNEKVRLGELPLDDEDNPQRKLPYIVIIVDELAELMMVAAKDIEISIARLAQMARASGIHLILATQRPSVDVITGVIKANFPARLSFQVSAKPDSRTILDTVGAENLLGMGDMLFLPPGTAKITRLHGAFLSEKEIRRIVDFIKAQRSPTYLQEICKHVSDGDSSMAQAELIDDEKYDEAVQLVTRLGHASISLIQRHMRIGYNRAARIIEAMESEGIIGPSDGTSRPREILARSLESVPDR from the coding sequence ATGCCAAAAAAGAGACCGGAAAAAACCGACTTGCTCAGAACAGTTCCACAGGAAGGCGACAGTCCGGTAAAGTCTCACAAAAGCGGCTGTTTCGCAGTCTTGGTCCTGGTATTGGCAACGTTCCTGTTTCTATGTCTTATTTCTTACGATCCTCGCGATCCATCCTTCAATGTTGCCACTCCGAGGACGCAAGTGTCCAATCTTTGCGGGCTTCTGGGTTCGCATATCTCAGATGCCCTGGTTCAATTACTGGGCGTTGGCGCTTTTATCTTGCCCATAAGTTTAGGGCTCTATTCGATCACGCTGCTTTGGGCGGGTTCCGTAGCATTGTCATTGGCTGATATCGGATTTTCTCTCCTTCTTTTGGCGGGCATTTCCTGCCTTATGGATCGATTCAGTTTCGGAGCATTCCTCAGCTTCCCCTCGGATCATCCGGCAGGTGCGCTCGGAAGCTTCTTTCATACCGTGCTCGGAAAATTCCTCGGAAGTGGCGGTGAACTGCTGTTTAGCTGCACCTTCATGTTCTTCAGTCTTCTACACTTTGCGAAGGTGTCCCCCGGCAGAGCAGTACGGGTTTTCCGTTCACCTGCGGCCATGTTGTCCGATATGTTGAGGGATTCATGGAATCGATGCAAAGAACTCGTGGCAGAAGCACGGCAAATGAGGATCCCGCTTCCCGCTGTTCGATCCGGCGGCAACAGAGTAAATGGTTTACCCGATGAATCTGCACAAGTCGTTGGGTCTGAGAGTCCCAGTCCCAAACCCAAGGAACAATGGGCCAAGATTTCCCTTAAGATTGAAAATACTGAAGAATTGCTTATAGATGATGACATGGATGAGGAACCGTGTGCAGAAGCTCCCTGTGAGAAAAGCAACGGCAAATCGGCTACCTGGAAAGCTCTCAATCCTCTGGAATCCCGGGCTCCAGTCAGCCAAACGGATATGGAAGAAGCTATAGACGAGTACCTGTCTGAAATACAAAAGGCTCAACCGAAACCTCGCGTTGCGGAAAAGCGTCCCGAGCCGGAAGCAATCAAGGTTGTAGAAAGCGAACTCCCTCGTCCTATCAAAGTCATTCCACGTGCAGATGAGGCGCTTCCTCTGACAGCTACTCCGATTATCAATGAAACCGGAGATTATGTGTTGCCACATTCCGATCTCCTGGATACTCCTCCTTCTTCTGCACGAGCAGTGGATGAGAAGCTTCTCGAAGAGAATGCGAGCGTTCTGGAACAGAAATTGGCCAATCTCGGCGTTCGCGGACAAGTGGTGGAAATCCATCCCGGTCCGGTTATCACCATGTACGAGCTGTCGCTTGAACCGGGAATCCCGCTGCGTCGAGTGCTTAACATGGCGGATGACCTGGCTATGGCGCTGAAATCCGGATCGACCCGAATTGTTGCTCCCATACCCGGAAAAGATACTGTTGGTATAGAAGTCCCGAACCTGAATCGTGAGATCGTCTACTTCAGAGAAATCATCGAGTCTCCGGCATTCAGCCAGTCCGACGCACCATTGAAGCTCGCTCTCGGAAAACAGATCGATGGTGAGCCCTTTGCCACAAGCCTCGCACGCATGCCTCACCTCCTGATTGCAGGAGCGACCGGCACCGGAAAATCCGTCGGACTGAATTGCCTGATTTGTTCATGGCTCATGTCGTGTCACCCTGATGACGTGAAGTTCATCATGGTGGATCCCAAACGTCTCGAGCTTTCCTACTACAATGACATACCGCATCTTCTGCATCCGGTGGTGACCGAGGCTGAAAAAGTACCCAAGGTGCTGAGCTGGGCGATAAAGGAAATGGAACGTCGTTACGAGCTGCTCAGCCTGTCGGGCTCGAAGAACATCGAAAGCTTTAACGAAAAGGTCCGCCTTGGTGAATTGCCGCTTGACGATGAGGACAATCCGCAAAGAAAACTGCCGTACATCGTGATCATTGTTGACGAGCTGGCAGAACTCATGATGGTTGCGGCAAAGGATATCGAGATTTCCATAGCACGATTGGCCCAAATGGCACGTGCATCCGGGATACATCTTATCCTGGCGACACAACGACCGTCCGTTGACGTAATAACCGGCGTTATCAAGGCGAATTTTCCGGCACGTCTGTCTTTCCAGGTTTCCGCAAAACCCGATTCAAGGACCATCCTGGATACAGTAGGTGCCGAAAATCTGCTCGGAATGGGTGATATGCTTTTCCTTCCCCCCGGAACGGCCAAGATTACCCGACTTCATGGAGCTTTCCTGTCCGAAAAAGAGATCCGCAGAATCGTGGATTTCATCAAAGCACAGAGATCCCCAACATACCTCCAGGAAATCTGCAAACATGTGTCGGATGGAGACTCCAGTATGGCCCAAGCTGAACTCATCGACGACGAAAAGTACGATGAAGCCGTTCAACTCGTGACACGCCTCGGACATGCTTCAATCTCTCTCATCCAACGCCATATGAGAATAGGATATAACCGCGCCGCGCGCATTATCGAAGCCATGGAATCCGAAGGAATCATCGGACCCTCAGACGGAACGAGCCGACCGAGAGAAATACTCGCCCGCTCCCTCGAATCCGTCCCCGACCGATAA
- a CDS encoding GHMP family kinase ATP-binding protein, with the protein MELTITAPNRIDLAGGTTDLYPLYIFMGGGYTVNAAISVSSRVILKKRDIPGFRIVSEDLGFCTDAGSLSELFANGPLALVSEAVRTFPPPYSLEILTRNEAPAGSGLGASSSLLVALVSGLLNLHSSQESTESIVSLAVNTETAVIGVPAGSQDHIAALYGGISCIRFDHRGFQREPMRNEQELARKLEKMIVLSYTGLGRFSGMNNWEVTKNYIDNVGQTREKLLAIRDIAVELGNALSEQNLDAVAPLVQKEWNVRRTLAPGISTPEIEALMQASLSAGAQANKICGAGGGGCMVTLCPPNKKTAVENAIAAAGGKIMPFRIDTIGTSLTATR; encoded by the coding sequence ATGGAGCTGACAATCACTGCTCCCAACAGAATCGACCTCGCAGGAGGCACCACGGATCTGTACCCGCTGTACATCTTCATGGGCGGCGGGTACACTGTGAATGCGGCTATCAGTGTCTCCAGCAGAGTCATTCTGAAAAAACGGGATATCCCAGGCTTCCGCATCGTTTCGGAAGACCTCGGGTTTTGCACGGATGCAGGCAGCTTGAGCGAGCTTTTTGCAAATGGACCTCTGGCACTCGTCAGTGAGGCCGTAAGAACATTCCCACCACCCTATTCTCTCGAGATCCTCACCCGGAACGAAGCTCCGGCAGGCTCGGGGTTGGGGGCATCCAGCTCCCTGCTGGTAGCGCTCGTGAGCGGTCTCCTGAACCTGCACTCATCGCAAGAATCTACAGAGAGTATCGTTTCTCTGGCAGTCAACACGGAAACCGCGGTTATCGGAGTTCCGGCAGGGAGTCAGGATCATATTGCAGCTCTGTATGGTGGTATATCCTGCATTCGTTTCGATCACAGAGGTTTTCAACGAGAACCGATGCGAAACGAACAAGAGCTTGCTCGTAAACTCGAAAAGATGATCGTTCTGTCCTACACCGGGTTAGGCAGATTCTCGGGTATGAATAACTGGGAAGTGACTAAGAACTATATCGACAATGTGGGACAAACCAGGGAAAAACTCCTGGCTATTCGAGATATAGCTGTTGAGCTTGGAAATGCCCTGTCCGAACAAAATCTGGATGCAGTCGCTCCACTGGTGCAAAAAGAATGGAACGTCAGACGCACACTGGCTCCAGGAATCAGCACCCCCGAAATCGAAGCTCTGATGCAAGCAAGCCTGTCCGCAGGCGCTCAAGCAAACAAAATCTGCGGAGCAGGCGGTGGCGGATGCATGGTCACTCTCTGCCCACCTAACAAAAAGACTGCCGTCGAAAATGCAATAGCCGCAGCAGGTGGCAAAATAATGCCCTTCCGTATCGATACCATCGGAACCTCTCTCACCGCTACACGTTGA